In the Lysinibacillus sp. PLM2 genome, one interval contains:
- a CDS encoding DNA mismatch repair protein MutT, whose amino-acid sequence MEIITFGEKEESKEYILRPAVYCLMFNSQKDKIAIIQTEDDKYFLPGGGIEDNETHEECLKREALEEMGMEIEINQFVGCARRYFYSTNEFKYYLSQGYFYLCEKGKKLSEPIEEDHFLKWIEPYQAIEYLFHEHQSWAVNEIIKR is encoded by the coding sequence ATGGAAATTATCACATTTGGAGAAAAAGAAGAGAGTAAAGAATATATATTGAGGCCTGCCGTTTATTGTTTGATGTTCAATAGTCAGAAAGATAAGATAGCGATTATACAAACAGAGGATGATAAGTATTTTCTTCCAGGTGGTGGAATAGAAGATAATGAAACACACGAAGAATGTTTAAAAAGAGAAGCACTTGAAGAAATGGGAATGGAAATTGAGATAAATCAATTTGTTGGGTGTGCTCGGAGATACTTTTATTCTACAAATGAGTTCAAGTATTATCTTAGTCAGGGTTACTTTTATTTATGTGAAAAGGGTAAGAAATTAAGTGAGCCAATAGAAGAAGACCATTTTTTAAAATGGATTGAACCATATCAAGCAATAGAATATTTATTTCATGAACATCAAAGCTGGGCGGTGAATGAGATAATAAAACGATAG
- a CDS encoding LysR family transcriptional regulator has translation MNFEQLEYLKEVIETKSMSIAAKNLHVTQSAISQSISLLEKEFGVQLFKRSRNGTIPTEEGKNIISKALEILMKTEELKEEIQSLKSSYIGELKIATVPSIFMTYLPKALSKFKKDFPQIKVTILEMENKEVIEEVNENRADLGLIALLNTVNHKFPEHFSFHAFHSQGTFHVIVPRDSILAINKELQLMDIREYPFVIYGKNFYNNLIEDFEKQYGPLNIIFKSTNSEVIKKSVSEGIGISLFSSMMLIDDPYLETGRIISIPLKGDPLNFNLLFGGIYSKNRNQTRLIKKFLEYFEE, from the coding sequence ATGAATTTCGAACAGTTGGAATATTTAAAAGAAGTTATTGAAACAAAATCAATGTCTATTGCTGCAAAAAATCTGCATGTTACCCAATCTGCCATCAGTCAATCCATTTCTTTATTGGAAAAAGAATTTGGAGTTCAACTTTTTAAACGCTCCCGAAATGGTACTATTCCAACAGAAGAAGGAAAAAATATCATTTCGAAAGCACTTGAGATTTTAATGAAAACTGAAGAATTAAAAGAAGAGATTCAATCTTTAAAATCCTCTTATATTGGAGAGCTGAAAATAGCCACAGTCCCTAGTATCTTTATGACATATTTACCTAAAGCACTTTCAAAATTTAAAAAGGATTTCCCACAAATAAAAGTAACCATTCTGGAAATGGAAAATAAAGAAGTGATTGAAGAAGTAAATGAAAACAGAGCAGATTTAGGGTTAATTGCATTATTAAATACAGTTAATCACAAATTTCCTGAACATTTTTCTTTTCATGCATTTCATTCTCAAGGTACTTTCCATGTAATCGTTCCTAGGGACTCTATATTGGCGATTAATAAAGAATTACAGTTGATGGATATTAGAGAATATCCATTTGTGATATACGGGAAAAATTTCTATAACAATTTAATCGAGGATTTTGAAAAGCAATATGGACCATTAAATATTATTTTTAAATCAACAAATTCAGAGGTAATTAAAAAATCTGTTTCAGAGGGAATTGGTATTAGTTTGTTTTCTAGTATGATGTTAATAGATGATCCATATTTGGAAACTGGGCGGATTATTTCAATTCCTTTAAAAGGAGATCCACTTAATTTTAATTTATTATTTGGTGGGATTTACTCAAAAAATCGCAATCAAACAAGATTAATAAAAAAATTTCTAGAATATTTTGAGGAGTAA
- the istA_5 gene encoding IS21 family transposase, whose product MISLEKKQKVLLAFHQESKSQRQIAKELGISRNTVKKYIQEDLEKRRKDIRELPITDNYVTPPSYKKRKGNKRALTPTVMKRIRKMLKDNEYKRQHQMHKQQLKMIDIHEKLLDEGFEISYTTVRNFVNSEEKRQKEVFIRQKATAGHEIEFDWGEVKLVIDQSLRSLSMAVFTLPYSNDRIAYLYESETMVCVQDAHVKCINYLGFVPEVFTYDNMRTVVKNFIGTEREITDGMKNLSMHYHFKIRLCEPRKGNQKGHVERSVEYIRRKAFAHRDTFASLEEAQAYLTEIIMKLNSRKHYKKRQTHHELMQEERTARQVSANIIPFDASELFEFRVDKYSTITYRQNRYSVPEGHVGEWVKVKASAEKILIFSENACIATHKRSWQIHQWIMDIYHYLRTFEKKKGALAQSECLSQAPTKIKNLYKDYYIGNERDFLELLIYLKEHNNLEKVLAAIEQLKKNPMVQISTDKIIFLASQGEHVHKTVHSKNEVTTQSLENLSAITALFETKKTGVLH is encoded by the coding sequence GTGATTTCATTGGAGAAGAAACAAAAAGTGCTACTTGCCTTTCATCAAGAAAGTAAGAGTCAACGTCAAATTGCGAAGGAGCTTGGAATTTCTCGTAATACTGTAAAAAAGTATATACAAGAGGATCTTGAAAAAAGAAGAAAAGATATTCGTGAATTACCTATTACAGATAATTATGTAACGCCTCCGTCGTATAAAAAACGCAAAGGAAATAAACGAGCTTTAACACCTACAGTGATGAAACGCATTCGGAAAATGTTAAAAGATAATGAATATAAACGGCAACATCAAATGCATAAGCAACAACTGAAAATGATTGATATTCATGAAAAATTATTAGATGAAGGTTTTGAAATTAGTTATACCACTGTTAGAAACTTTGTGAATAGTGAGGAGAAACGTCAAAAAGAAGTCTTTATTCGTCAAAAGGCAACTGCTGGTCATGAGATTGAATTTGACTGGGGAGAAGTAAAATTAGTTATAGACCAATCCCTACGGTCTCTTTCAATGGCAGTCTTTACCCTACCATATAGTAATGATAGAATTGCATATTTATATGAATCTGAAACAATGGTGTGTGTTCAAGATGCTCATGTGAAATGTATTAACTATTTAGGCTTTGTACCAGAGGTTTTTACGTACGATAATATGCGGACAGTCGTAAAGAACTTTATTGGGACTGAACGAGAGATTACTGATGGTATGAAAAATCTATCGATGCATTATCATTTTAAAATACGACTATGTGAACCAAGAAAAGGAAATCAGAAGGGGCATGTGGAGCGGAGTGTAGAATACATCCGTCGTAAGGCATTTGCCCATCGAGATACGTTTGCAAGCTTAGAAGAAGCTCAGGCTTATCTAACAGAAATCATCATGAAATTAAACTCTCGTAAGCATTATAAGAAAAGACAAACGCATCATGAATTAATGCAAGAAGAACGTACAGCTAGGCAAGTAAGCGCAAATATTATTCCATTTGATGCCTCTGAGTTGTTTGAATTTAGAGTGGACAAATATAGTACGATTACTTATAGACAAAATCGTTATTCTGTTCCTGAAGGACATGTTGGAGAATGGGTGAAAGTAAAAGCGAGTGCGGAAAAAATTCTTATTTTTAGTGAAAATGCCTGTATCGCGACACATAAACGAAGTTGGCAGATCCATCAATGGATTATGGATATTTATCATTACTTACGTACATTTGAAAAGAAAAAAGGTGCATTGGCTCAAAGTGAATGTTTGAGTCAAGCACCAACAAAAATAAAAAATTTATACAAAGATTATTATATTGGAAATGAGCGAGATTTTCTAGAGTTACTTATTTATTTAAAAGAACATAACAATCTAGAAAAAGTCTTAGCAGCGATTGAACAACTTAAGAAGAACCCTATGGTTCAAATATCAACAGATAAGATTATTTTCTTAGCTAGTCAAGGCGAACACGTTCATAAAACTGTACATTCCAAAAATGAGGTCACCACCCAATCTCTCGAAAATCTTTCAGCCATTACAGCATTATTTGAAACGAAAAAGACAGGGGTGCTTCATTAA
- a CDS encoding DUF421 domain-containing protein, with protein MDFSELIIRLFIAFLILFLLTRIMGRKEISQMTFFNFVSAISIGSITANLAVNNNLTIQNGIIALVAWAAFTIILGIIDIKSKSLRIITTGEPIIVVEEGKIMERALRKTRLDMDSLYSMLREKDVFSLNEVEYAIFETSGKLSVMKKENKQTVTKEDLSIQIQNKTYPTATELISDGLINTDNLARLNLDERWLKQKLNNSGVNSVDEVFFAELQPDGSLYIDSKNDYMKP; from the coding sequence ATGGATTTTTCTGAACTAATAATCAGACTTTTTATAGCTTTTTTAATATTATTTCTGTTAACAAGAATTATGGGAAGAAAAGAAATAAGCCAAATGACCTTTTTTAACTTCGTTTCAGCAATTTCCATTGGATCAATTACAGCAAATTTAGCAGTCAATAATAATTTAACAATACAAAACGGAATAATTGCCTTGGTGGCCTGGGCAGCGTTCACAATAATACTAGGGATTATTGATATAAAATCAAAGAGTTTAAGGATAATCACTACAGGTGAACCTATTATTGTTGTTGAAGAGGGAAAAATTATGGAGAGGGCACTAAGAAAAACTCGACTCGATATGGATTCACTATATTCAATGCTAAGAGAAAAAGATGTATTTTCTCTTAATGAAGTTGAGTACGCTATTTTTGAAACAAGTGGAAAATTATCTGTTATGAAGAAAGAAAACAAACAAACTGTTACCAAAGAAGATTTAAGTATACAAATTCAAAACAAGACTTACCCTACTGCAACAGAACTTATTTCAGATGGTTTAATTAATACAGATAATCTTGCCCGTTTAAATCTAGATGAAAGATGGTTAAAGCAAAAGCTAAACAATTCAGGCGTAAACTCAGTTGATGAGGTATTTTTTGCGGAGCTTCAACCTGATGGGAGTCTTTATATCGATAGTAAAAATGATTATATGAAGCCTTAA
- a CDS encoding ATP-binding protein → MDKRQEMIEMCKELRLPSIRAFIQEDDMWKQHQTAEDFLYHALVQEMQDREVRAKANRIRSANFPEKKLLTELETERLPQNAASRLPQLKKLDFIQEKQNVLLIGSPGTGKTHIAIGLGIEACLSGYKVFFTTVSSLVNQLKESRSERTLRSFELKFEKYDLVIIDELGYISFDKEGAELLFTHLSLRAGRASTIVTSNLSFDRWEEIFHDPVLTAALTDRLTHRAYMVDMVGPSYRILDTKEWLENSQL, encoded by the coding sequence ATGGATAAGAGACAAGAAATGATTGAAATGTGTAAAGAACTTCGATTACCAAGTATTCGGGCATTTATTCAAGAAGATGATATGTGGAAACAACATCAGACAGCAGAGGATTTTTTATATCATGCACTGGTACAAGAGATGCAAGATCGAGAAGTACGAGCAAAAGCGAATCGGATTCGTTCAGCAAATTTCCCTGAAAAGAAACTATTAACTGAATTAGAGACTGAGAGATTACCGCAAAATGCGGCCTCTCGCCTCCCACAATTAAAGAAATTAGATTTCATTCAAGAAAAACAAAATGTCCTATTAATTGGCTCACCTGGAACAGGTAAAACCCATATAGCAATAGGTTTAGGAATTGAAGCTTGTTTGTCAGGATATAAAGTATTTTTCACAACGGTATCATCTCTAGTAAACCAATTAAAAGAGAGCCGTTCTGAAAGAACGTTACGTTCATTTGAACTGAAGTTTGAAAAATATGATTTAGTAATCATTGATGAATTAGGTTATATCTCCTTTGATAAAGAAGGAGCCGAGTTATTATTTACTCATCTTTCCCTTCGGGCAGGACGAGCATCCACCATCGTTACGAGTAATTTATCATTTGATCGATGGGAAGAAATATTTCATGATCCAGTTTTAACAGCAGCTTTAACAGATCGACTAACACATAGAGCCTATATGGTTGACATGGTCGGCCCATCTTATCGAATATTAGATACAAAAGAATGGCTAGAAAATAGTCAGCTTTAA
- a CDS encoding DNA topology modulation protein FlaR gives MEKRFPNRIHIIGSVGSGKTTLARTLSTKSKVQHYELDNVVWKRERSGNEIRDIRRSDEERDEYLNNIVNLNVWIIEGVHHKWVTPSLDNADLIIFLDTKYSIRIVRIIRRFILQKLGIEKANYKPTFKMFKQMFRWNAYFENESKQEILDILSQYNEKLIILSDNAEINKFIKL, from the coding sequence ATGGAGAAAAGGTTTCCAAACAGGATACACATTATAGGCTCAGTAGGAAGTGGAAAAACAACATTAGCAAGAACTCTATCTACTAAATCTAAAGTCCAGCATTATGAACTTGACAATGTTGTTTGGAAAAGGGAGAGATCTGGAAATGAAATTAGAGATATTAGAAGAAGTGATGAAGAAAGAGATGAATATTTGAATAACATAGTAAATTTAAATGTTTGGATAATAGAAGGTGTTCATCATAAATGGGTAACACCAAGTTTAGATAATGCCGACTTAATAATATTTTTAGATACGAAATATTCTATAAGGATTGTTAGAATTATAAGGAGATTTATATTACAAAAACTTGGAATTGAAAAGGCAAATTATAAGCCAACCTTCAAAATGTTTAAGCAAATGTTTAGGTGGAATGCCTATTTTGAAAATGAAAGTAAGCAAGAAATTTTAGATATATTAAGTCAATACAATGAGAAGTTGATAATTCTTAGTGATAACGCAGAGATTAATAAATTTATCAAATTGTAA
- a CDS encoding MFS transporter, translating into MKEKIWTKDFIFVCLSNFFVSLNFYVLATAFPLFVKDILNGNEQQMGLAITIYSLGIVLIRPFSGQWVDRFGSKKMALFGLGIFLIASFSYFGAMGIIIFLVIRFLHGMGYALASTATNTIAASLIPVSRQGEGVGYFSMFMSLAMVIGPACGLFLWKDKNITVLLVAACIISALSLLFALAIRRTNPIQNNTVLVENSETPMKKKMKFSDFIELKALPIALLAFLLAFSYSSLSGFLASFTAEIHQTQVASLFFVVFALMIVLFRPLVGKAFDKYKEHYLYYPSILMFGVGLLLLSQSQTGNMVLFSALLMGIGYGALFSCFQTLTVKYAPIHRRGIATATFLLFFDLGYGVGSYVMGLIASIINYSMMYMIAGIITLLSVGLYYLFHHRPLAKQSISNKKQHAI; encoded by the coding sequence ATGAAAGAAAAAATATGGACAAAGGATTTTATATTTGTTTGTTTAAGTAACTTTTTTGTGTCACTTAACTTTTACGTTTTAGCAACGGCATTCCCCTTATTTGTAAAAGATATTTTAAATGGTAATGAACAACAGATGGGCTTAGCGATTACTATCTATTCTTTAGGGATTGTTTTAATTAGACCTTTTTCTGGTCAATGGGTAGATCGTTTTGGTAGTAAGAAGATGGCTCTTTTTGGATTAGGTATTTTTCTAATCGCCTCCTTCAGTTATTTCGGAGCAATGGGGATTATTATTTTCTTAGTAATTCGTTTTCTTCACGGAATGGGCTATGCACTCGCCTCAACAGCAACAAACACAATTGCAGCTTCACTCATACCTGTTTCACGACAAGGTGAAGGCGTTGGCTATTTTAGTATGTTTATGAGTTTAGCGATGGTAATTGGTCCAGCTTGTGGCTTATTTCTTTGGAAAGACAAAAATATCACAGTATTATTAGTCGCTGCATGTATCATATCAGCACTATCCCTCCTATTTGCACTTGCAATTCGAAGAACAAATCCGATACAAAACAATACTGTTTTAGTTGAAAACAGTGAAACACCTATGAAAAAGAAAATGAAATTCAGCGATTTTATCGAATTAAAAGCATTGCCTATTGCATTACTAGCCTTTTTGCTTGCCTTTTCTTATAGTTCGTTATCTGGGTTTTTAGCTTCTTTTACTGCTGAAATTCATCAAACTCAGGTTGCAAGTTTATTTTTCGTAGTGTTTGCCTTAATGATTGTTCTTTTTCGCCCACTTGTTGGAAAAGCCTTTGATAAATATAAAGAGCATTATTTATATTATCCATCTATTTTAATGTTTGGTGTTGGGTTACTACTGTTAAGTCAATCTCAAACCGGAAATATGGTACTGTTCTCTGCTTTACTAATGGGAATTGGCTATGGAGCACTATTTTCATGTTTTCAAACTCTTACTGTTAAATATGCCCCTATCCATCGTAGAGGAATTGCCACTGCGACATTCTTATTGTTTTTCGACTTAGGTTATGGTGTGGGATCGTATGTCATGGGATTAATCGCTTCTATTATTAATTACAGCATGATGTATATGATAGCAGGAATTATTACGTTGTTATCTGTTGGTCTATATTATCTATTTCATCATCGACCACTCGCTAAACAGTCCATTTCAAATAAAAAACAACACGCAATCTAA
- the rlmCD_1 gene encoding 23S rRNA (uracil-C(5))-methyltransferase RlmCD codes for MTITKGETLVVDINKLDEKGSGRAVVWRENEKGVSKKLRLTIPQTLPGEKVQVTVDNPERRRRKAILEEVLEPNLERIPAPCPHFEKCGGCVWQHWDYQGQLKQKTNHVKDAIESQGFDPKLVRDTIGMDNPWHYRNKMEFTFSKDGSLGLHEQGNFRKVISLETCLIAGKEMVEAAMEVADWAKTHELSGYDKDAHEGLLRHLMVRQSFATGEMMLALFATEPPVENAANDLVKRVQEKFPQVKSLLWLENTAWADRTQSEKTHVLDGRDFIYDEMSGYRFRLWFDTFFQTNPTQAQKLVDLAIEIGQPKKSEKMIDLFCGVGTFSLPFAARVGELAGIEIVETSIESAKRNAADNGIDNTYFLAKDARKGIDEVLETFGSPELLLLDPPRSGAGGKVMRRIGRSKPQRIVYVSCNPDTFATDIKELEQFGYVLKDVQPVDLFPHTVHVECISQLVLKND; via the coding sequence TTGACGATTACTAAAGGTGAAACATTAGTTGTTGATATAAATAAATTAGATGAAAAGGGTTCTGGTCGTGCAGTGGTATGGCGTGAGAATGAAAAAGGCGTTTCAAAAAAATTACGTCTGACTATTCCACAAACGCTTCCTGGAGAAAAAGTACAAGTGACGGTTGATAATCCGGAACGTAGAAGAAGAAAGGCTATTCTTGAGGAAGTTTTAGAACCAAATTTAGAAAGAATTCCAGCACCATGTCCACATTTTGAGAAATGCGGTGGATGTGTATGGCAGCATTGGGACTATCAAGGTCAATTGAAACAAAAAACAAATCATGTGAAGGACGCTATTGAATCACAAGGATTTGATCCAAAATTAGTACGCGATACGATCGGAATGGACAACCCGTGGCATTATCGAAATAAAATGGAGTTCACTTTTTCTAAAGATGGTTCATTAGGTTTACATGAACAAGGAAACTTCCGAAAAGTGATTTCCCTTGAAACTTGTTTAATCGCGGGTAAAGAAATGGTTGAAGCAGCAATGGAAGTAGCAGATTGGGCAAAAACTCACGAGTTGTCAGGTTATGATAAAGACGCACACGAAGGCTTACTACGTCATTTAATGGTAAGACAATCCTTTGCAACGGGTGAAATGATGCTTGCATTATTTGCAACAGAACCACCTGTTGAAAATGCTGCTAATGATCTAGTTAAACGTGTTCAAGAGAAATTCCCTCAAGTAAAGAGCTTATTATGGCTTGAAAATACAGCTTGGGCTGATCGTACTCAATCAGAAAAAACTCATGTCTTAGATGGTCGTGACTTTATATACGATGAAATGAGTGGCTATCGTTTCCGTCTTTGGTTTGATACATTCTTCCAAACAAATCCTACTCAAGCTCAAAAATTAGTAGATTTAGCGATTGAAATTGGTCAACCGAAGAAATCGGAAAAGATGATTGATCTATTCTGCGGTGTTGGTACATTCTCACTTCCATTTGCAGCAAGAGTAGGGGAATTAGCCGGTATTGAAATCGTTGAAACATCGATTGAATCCGCAAAACGCAATGCGGCGGATAATGGTATAGATAACACATACTTCCTAGCAAAAGATGCTAGAAAAGGAATAGATGAAGTGTTAGAAACATTCGGTAGTCCTGAATTACTTTTACTTGACCCACCACGATCAGGTGCAGGTGGTAAAGTAATGAGAAGAATCGGTCGTTCTAAACCACAACGTATTGTCTATGTATCATGTAATCCAGATACATTCGCGACTGATATAAAAGAACTTGAGCAATTTGGTTATGTACTAAAAGATGTTCAACCAGTGGATTTATTCCCGCATACAGTTCATGTAGAGTGCATTTCACAGTTAGTTTTAAAAAATGATTGA
- the ydbD gene encoding putative manganese catalase — MFYHIKELQYQAKPERPDPLFAKQLQEVLGGQFGEISVALQYLFQGWSVRGNGKYKDLLMDTGTEELAHIEMLATMIARLLEGAPVGDLEVAAKDPIIGAILGGMNPQHAIVSGLGAMPADSVGNRWTADYIIASGNLLADFRANLNAESQGRLQAVRLYEATTDRGVKDMLAWLIARDTMHQNQWIAAIKELEAKENVVVPSTFPRELEKREVSHVLFNFSRGNESATGRWANGPSMDGEGQFQYVEKPQPLAPKPVLNPAPPYIHDTLPSVIKGDMLPPNLC, encoded by the coding sequence TTGTTCTATCATATAAAAGAGTTACAATATCAGGCAAAACCAGAAAGACCCGATCCGCTATTTGCGAAACAATTACAAGAAGTATTAGGCGGGCAATTCGGTGAAATTTCAGTGGCTTTACAATATTTGTTTCAAGGCTGGAGTGTTCGCGGAAATGGTAAATATAAAGACCTACTGATGGATACTGGAACTGAAGAGTTAGCTCATATAGAAATGCTAGCTACAATGATTGCTAGGTTATTAGAAGGAGCTCCAGTTGGGGATTTAGAGGTTGCTGCGAAAGACCCTATAATTGGTGCAATTTTAGGCGGAATGAATCCACAACATGCCATAGTATCTGGACTTGGTGCAATGCCAGCAGATAGTGTAGGAAATCGTTGGACAGCAGATTATATTATTGCTAGTGGAAATTTACTTGCAGATTTCAGGGCAAATCTAAATGCAGAATCACAAGGTAGATTACAGGCTGTGAGACTATACGAAGCAACTACCGATCGTGGCGTAAAAGATATGTTAGCTTGGTTAATCGCAAGAGATACGATGCATCAAAACCAATGGATTGCAGCGATTAAGGAACTAGAGGCAAAAGAAAACGTTGTAGTTCCAAGTACATTCCCACGTGAATTAGAAAAACGTGAAGTATCTCATGTATTATTTAATTTCTCAAGAGGAAACGAGAGCGCTACAGGTAGATGGGCAAATGGACCGAGTATGGATGGTGAGGGTCAATTCCAATACGTTGAGAAACCACAACCACTAGCTCCAAAGCCAGTCTTAAACCCTGCCCCACCTTATATTCATGACACGTTACCATCTGTTATTAAAGGTGATATGCTACCTCCTAATCTATGTTAA
- a CDS encoding resolvase: protein MKVAGYIRVSTNNEGQKESPENQKQMILDYITENQCDLHDFYTDVQTGTTDNREGLKRLIQDAENKEFDVIVAKELSRLGRNVELLYQLRRVADNIGVRLITLDGKVDTQDFSKQAMFGLYAWIYESESQRISDRIKSVFHMKYKSGKFLGSVPPYGYELKDKMLIIRDDYTVSVVKDIFEKYLEGWGHDKIARYLTNSDIPTPSQVIGKANAGLYWQGSTVKKILKNPHYVGDLVQGRETTMNVTNKTRKVNYQSEWITISDAHEPIIPRDVFEQVQSLLEQKAKRGRGGTRKKKHLFTNIAYCSDCGKSMHYRINRKGYICGSYAKHGKKACSSHVIKEQLLKEIILDDLKKMADDLEHPNLESKIEKKVKATAKQNESRLQSIEKQVQRQKELKHNALQKFISEDISKQDYDDFVNIVQEKLQQLELEKAEIKKAIFEKQAAIKISAILEQLKAFLNFNTLTTEMLLRFVEKIEVTESKNVKIYYKFAQVEGL from the coding sequence ATGAAAGTAGCAGGGTACATTCGAGTTTCAACTAACAATGAGGGTCAAAAAGAGTCACCAGAAAATCAAAAGCAAATGATTTTAGACTACATCACAGAAAATCAATGTGACCTACATGACTTCTATACAGATGTCCAAACAGGCACTACAGACAATCGTGAGGGATTAAAAAGACTCATACAAGACGCTGAAAACAAGGAATTTGATGTAATTGTCGCTAAGGAGTTAAGCAGATTAGGACGTAATGTGGAATTACTCTATCAACTAAGGCGAGTAGCTGATAATATAGGAGTTCGATTAATTACTTTAGATGGCAAAGTTGATACACAGGACTTTTCAAAACAAGCTATGTTCGGTCTTTATGCTTGGATTTATGAAAGTGAAAGTCAACGTATAAGCGACCGTATTAAGTCTGTATTTCACATGAAATATAAAAGCGGAAAATTCTTGGGTAGTGTTCCCCCATACGGATATGAACTGAAAGACAAAATGCTAATAATTAGAGATGATTATACCGTTAGTGTAGTTAAGGACATCTTTGAAAAATACCTTGAAGGTTGGGGACATGACAAAATAGCTAGGTATCTAACTAATAGCGATATTCCAACACCTTCACAGGTTATAGGAAAAGCCAATGCAGGTCTTTATTGGCAGGGTTCTACTGTTAAGAAGATATTAAAGAACCCTCACTATGTAGGAGACCTTGTACAGGGCAGAGAGACCACTATGAACGTGACTAATAAGACACGTAAAGTAAACTACCAAAGCGAATGGATAACCATTTCTGACGCTCACGAGCCTATCATACCAAGAGATGTGTTTGAACAAGTACAAAGCCTACTAGAGCAAAAAGCTAAAAGAGGTCGGGGCGGTACTAGAAAGAAAAAACATCTCTTTACCAATATCGCTTATTGTTCTGACTGTGGTAAATCCATGCACTATAGAATAAATCGAAAGGGTTATATTTGTGGCTCTTATGCAAAACATGGTAAGAAAGCCTGTTCTAGTCATGTGATTAAAGAGCAACTGTTGAAAGAAATAATCCTTGATGATTTAAAAAAGATGGCTGATGACTTAGAACATCCTAACTTAGAAAGCAAGATTGAGAAGAAAGTAAAAGCCACCGCAAAACAGAATGAGTCAAGATTACAGTCCATTGAGAAACAAGTCCAAAGACAGAAAGAGTTAAAGCATAATGCTTTACAGAAGTTTATTTCTGAGGATATTTCAAAACAGGACTATGATGACTTTGTTAATATTGTACAGGAAAAATTGCAGCAATTAGAACTTGAAAAAGCAGAGATTAAGAAAGCTATTTTCGAGAAACAAGCAGCTATTAAAATCTCCGCTATCTTAGAACAGCTAAAAGCTTTTTTAAACTTCAATACTTTAACCACCGAGATGTTATTACGTTTTGTTGAAAAGATTGAAGTAACTGAAAGTAAAAATGTTAAGATTTACTACAAGTTTGCACAGGTTGAGGGGTTATAA